In the Grimontia kaedaensis genome, one interval contains:
- a CDS encoding efflux RND transporter periplasmic adaptor subunit, producing the protein MKTMQVATLALLVGGVIGFSANQFLAGHFSGEHSHDMSAMAESTSSAGSDEPLYWVAPMDPNYQRDKPGKSPMGMDLIPVYAEDLAGGNDKPGTVKIDPAVENNLGVKTAAVELSQLSPRIETVGYIAFDESLLWQTNVRVAGWVEKLYINAVGEKVSKGDVLFTLYSPELVKAQEELLNAYRTGRNGLVKGATERLVSLGVDREQIQQIKKRGKASQTIEVKALADGVIASLNIREGGYLSPAQAVISAGPLEEVWVDAEVFERQAHWVKAGSKATMTLDAIPGQEWQGKVDYVYPILDPKTRTLRVRLKFSNQDGDLKPNMFANIALQPVTDKAVLTIPKSSVIRSGGMTRVVLAEGEGKYRSARIEVGREAGDKIEVLQGLTEQDRIVTSAHFMLDSESSQSADLARITSSQDQGVEPPPETQWAKGEITDVMMGHRVLTINHEPVPEWNWPGMVMDFTFAEGIEMGDFSAGQAIDFEMQKGDSGQYEIVDYKVSESTTPNEVWVVGDISMLMADFGMITLNHQPVDEWNWEAGEMNFSVDGDVDLGSFAEGQTVRFQVQKNGSDYTLKTLELNGGNQ; encoded by the coding sequence ATGAAAACAATGCAAGTAGCCACATTGGCGTTACTGGTCGGTGGCGTGATTGGGTTTAGCGCGAATCAGTTTTTGGCAGGGCACTTCTCCGGCGAACATAGCCATGATATGTCGGCCATGGCGGAAAGCACTTCATCTGCTGGCTCAGACGAGCCTCTGTACTGGGTCGCGCCGATGGACCCTAACTATCAGCGCGATAAGCCGGGTAAATCACCGATGGGGATGGATTTGATCCCGGTTTATGCCGAAGACCTGGCTGGGGGTAACGACAAACCCGGCACAGTGAAAATCGACCCTGCGGTTGAAAATAACCTTGGCGTGAAAACGGCAGCCGTTGAGTTATCCCAACTATCTCCACGCATCGAAACCGTCGGTTACATCGCTTTCGATGAGAGCCTGCTATGGCAAACCAACGTCCGTGTCGCGGGCTGGGTTGAGAAACTTTACATCAACGCAGTCGGTGAGAAAGTCAGCAAAGGCGATGTGCTTTTCACGCTTTATTCTCCTGAACTGGTAAAAGCACAGGAAGAACTGCTCAACGCCTACCGCACTGGCCGAAATGGGCTGGTCAAAGGTGCGACTGAGCGTCTGGTTTCACTTGGCGTCGACCGTGAACAGATCCAGCAAATTAAAAAACGCGGCAAAGCCTCCCAGACCATTGAAGTAAAAGCACTGGCAGATGGCGTTATCGCAAGCCTGAACATCCGCGAAGGGGGTTACCTTTCCCCTGCCCAAGCGGTGATCAGTGCTGGCCCATTGGAAGAAGTCTGGGTTGATGCCGAAGTCTTCGAACGTCAGGCGCATTGGGTGAAAGCTGGCAGCAAAGCCACCATGACGCTCGACGCGATTCCCGGTCAGGAATGGCAAGGCAAGGTCGACTACGTTTATCCGATTCTGGATCCGAAAACACGTACCCTTCGCGTTCGCCTGAAATTCTCGAATCAGGATGGCGATCTCAAGCCCAACATGTTCGCCAATATCGCGTTGCAACCCGTGACCGATAAGGCGGTGCTGACGATTCCTAAGTCGTCAGTGATCCGCTCTGGCGGCATGACCCGCGTTGTATTAGCCGAAGGCGAAGGCAAATATCGCTCTGCCCGCATCGAGGTTGGTCGCGAAGCAGGCGATAAGATCGAGGTGCTGCAAGGGCTGACAGAGCAAGATCGCATTGTCACTTCTGCACACTTCATGCTGGATTCTGAGTCTAGCCAATCTGCAGATTTGGCTCGCATCACTTCTTCTCAAGATCAGGGTGTAGAGCCACCACCTGAAACCCAGTGGGCAAAAGGCGAAATCACCGATGTCATGATGGGTCACCGTGTGCTGACCATCAACCATGAACCTGTTCCTGAATGGAACTGGCCGGGCATGGTGATGGATTTCACCTTTGCAGAAGGCATCGAAATGGGCGACTTCTCTGCTGGTCAAGCCATCGACTTCGAGATGCAGAAAGGCGATTCCGGTCAATACGAAATCGTTGATTACAAAGTCAGTGAAAGCACAACACCAAATGAAGTTTGGGTCGTCGGCGATATCTCCATGTTAATGGCAGATTTCGGCATGATCACACTCAACCACCAGCCGGTAGATGAGTGGAACTGGGAAGCAGGAGAAATGAACTTCTCGGTGGATGGAGATGTTGACCTTGGCAGCTTTGCAGAAGGTCAGACAGTACGTTTTCAGGTTCAGAAAAACGGTTCTGACTACACACTGAAAACGCTGGAGCTGAATGGAGGTAATCAATGA
- the thiE gene encoding thiamine phosphate synthase, which translates to MNPYRLYLVTDDQQDLDTLKNVVFEAVVGGVTMVQVREKHGDVRAFIERAKAVKMILAGTGVPLIINDRVDVALAVDADGVHLGQSDMPADIARDLIGPDKLLGLSIETEAQLEEADSLPVDYLGLSAIFSTPTKPNIKKEWGIEGLRKAVEQSGYPIVAIGGINTSNLEEVMATRLAGVALVSAICHAQSPKRAAEEILTQMNRAD; encoded by the coding sequence GTGAACCCATATCGCTTGTATTTGGTGACTGATGACCAACAGGATTTGGATACGTTGAAAAACGTGGTATTCGAAGCCGTGGTAGGTGGTGTCACGATGGTGCAGGTGCGAGAGAAGCACGGTGATGTCAGGGCGTTTATCGAGCGGGCAAAAGCGGTGAAAATGATTCTGGCGGGAACCGGCGTTCCACTTATCATCAATGACCGCGTTGATGTGGCTTTAGCGGTTGATGCGGATGGCGTGCACCTTGGACAGTCGGACATGCCAGCGGATATTGCCCGTGATTTGATTGGTCCTGACAAACTGCTGGGGCTGTCGATTGAAACCGAAGCCCAGCTTGAAGAAGCCGATAGCTTACCTGTCGATTATCTTGGTCTCAGTGCGATATTTTCGACGCCAACAAAACCCAATATCAAGAAAGAATGGGGCATTGAAGGGCTACGAAAAGCCGTTGAGCAAAGCGGCTATCCGATTGTTGCGATTGGTGGCATTAACACCTCTAACCTTGAAGAGGTGATGGCGACAAGGCTTGCAGGTGTTGCCTTAGTTTCAGCAATTTGCCATGCGCAATCGCCGAAGCGGGCGGCTGAGGAAATCCTTACCCAAATGAACCGTGCAGATTGA
- the thiM gene encoding hydroxyethylthiazole kinase: protein MNIETIVAALKQVRESKLLVVNITNYVVMNNSANALLALGASPIMAHSQQEMAEMMSFAGALVINIGTLDSAWTPRMIHAVEQANLNKKTVVLDPVGCGASALRTETSRQIAAWAESLIIRGNASEIIALAGERAQSKGVDALDSSEAALGAARYLVDAYNCNVVVSGATDYIVTSQGETRLNNGHEMMPYVTGMGCSLSALTGAFAAVGETTGLAAAAVMGVVGEIAAERAKGPGSLQVEILDALYQLDEATLLKRLKIS, encoded by the coding sequence ATGAACATAGAAACGATCGTAGCGGCACTTAAACAGGTTAGAGAGTCCAAACTGCTGGTGGTGAACATTACTAACTATGTGGTGATGAATAACTCTGCCAACGCGTTGCTGGCGCTCGGTGCGTCCCCAATCATGGCGCACTCCCAGCAGGAAATGGCAGAGATGATGTCATTTGCCGGTGCCTTGGTGATCAATATCGGTACGCTGGACAGCGCTTGGACACCGCGCATGATTCATGCCGTTGAGCAAGCCAATCTGAACAAGAAAACCGTGGTGCTGGACCCTGTCGGTTGTGGAGCCAGCGCGCTTCGCACAGAGACATCAAGACAAATCGCAGCCTGGGCTGAATCCCTCATCATTCGGGGCAATGCCTCAGAAATCATCGCATTGGCGGGTGAGCGAGCGCAAAGCAAAGGTGTGGATGCGCTGGACAGCAGCGAAGCCGCACTTGGGGCAGCGCGGTATTTGGTTGATGCTTACAACTGTAACGTCGTGGTCTCTGGCGCGACTGATTACATCGTGACATCCCAAGGGGAAACCCGGCTCAACAATGGCCATGAAATGATGCCTTACGTCACGGGCATGGGTTGTTCGTTGTCTGCTCTTACTGGCGCATTTGCAGCTGTCGGGGAGACCACCGGACTTGCAGCCGCAGCCGTCATGGGCGTGGTAGGAGAAATAGCCGCTGAAAGGGCAAAGGGACCGGGTAGTTTGCAAGTTGAGATCCTGGATGCACTTTACCAATTAGATGAAGCGACGCTTCTCAAACGCCTGAAAATCTCATGA
- the fabV gene encoding enoyl-ACP reductase FabV, which produces MIIQPKIQGVVARSCHPFGCQAAIFEQISKSLSQQSSSGTLPKRVLVLGASSGFGLASRIALAFGPAKAATIGVSFERGVSEKGIGSAGWYNNIFFHDAAEKAGLISTNIVGDAFSAETHEQVAKSIEQDLGGQVDLVVYSLATGIRPNPETGEFWRSAIRPVGETVEGYSVNFEKNSLDKVSLPPATKQEIDETVKVMGGEDWLSWMQFLSERNLLSKGCETVAYSYIGPEYTHAIYHKGTLGFAKTHLHNTRDDINTLLKNIEGTANIAVCKALVTKASVFIPGLTPYLLALYRVMKAKGLHEGCIEQMNRLFYGKWQDAADRDAEGLIRIDDWELRDDIQLQANALLAEMTPDNFTKIGDYEGVLGEFLQLNGFEFNSVDYTQEVDIEKLKALRP; this is translated from the coding sequence ATGATTATCCAGCCCAAAATTCAAGGGGTGGTCGCGCGTAGCTGCCACCCTTTCGGTTGTCAGGCCGCTATCTTTGAGCAAATTTCTAAATCACTCTCGCAACAATCCTCGTCGGGTACACTTCCAAAACGTGTTTTAGTACTGGGCGCCTCGTCTGGGTTTGGTCTAGCTTCCCGCATTGCGCTGGCATTTGGTCCAGCCAAAGCAGCAACCATTGGCGTTTCTTTTGAACGCGGCGTGTCTGAGAAAGGCATTGGTAGCGCGGGCTGGTACAACAATATCTTTTTCCATGATGCTGCAGAAAAAGCAGGATTGATATCCACCAACATTGTGGGTGATGCATTTTCTGCTGAGACCCATGAGCAAGTGGCAAAATCGATTGAACAGGATTTGGGAGGTCAGGTTGATTTGGTCGTCTATTCCCTGGCAACAGGGATTCGGCCTAACCCGGAAACGGGTGAATTTTGGCGTTCGGCCATTCGGCCTGTTGGTGAAACCGTTGAAGGCTATTCCGTTAACTTCGAGAAAAACAGTCTGGATAAAGTTTCGCTGCCGCCTGCGACCAAGCAGGAAATCGACGAAACCGTGAAGGTAATGGGCGGAGAAGACTGGTTAAGCTGGATGCAGTTCCTCAGCGAGAGAAACCTGCTTTCAAAAGGTTGTGAAACCGTTGCGTACTCTTATATTGGCCCTGAGTATACTCATGCCATTTACCACAAAGGCACACTGGGGTTCGCGAAAACCCATTTGCATAATACCCGCGATGACATCAATACTCTGCTGAAGAACATTGAAGGCACTGCCAACATTGCAGTGTGTAAGGCGCTGGTCACCAAAGCCAGCGTGTTTATCCCAGGGTTGACTCCTTATCTTTTGGCGCTGTATCGCGTAATGAAGGCCAAAGGTTTGCACGAAGGCTGTATCGAACAGATGAACCGCTTGTTCTATGGTAAATGGCAAGATGCAGCCGACCGTGATGCAGAAGGTCTTATTCGAATTGATGACTGGGAATTACGCGATGATATTCAGCTTCAAGCGAACGCATTACTCGCGGAAATGACACCGGATAACTTCACTAAGATTGGCGATTACGAAGGCGTATTGGGCGAGTTTTTGCAGCTCAACGGCTTTGAATTCAATTCTGTCGACTACACCCAAGAGGTCGATATTGAAAAGTTGAAAGCGCTTCGCCCCTAG
- the kch gene encoding voltage-gated potassium channel protein, whose translation MHIHLLQKALDFWRRVRHSLVAALVFINGFLIFRSVWGQNLDLVALFHIKSFTDINWTHAVNGPWLLLGIFLMLNAFGLLFRARIAWAVSLILLMIVFTFTWHFFPHLGAHLYWSASAVLLLILLSKDFNHSSATAGGIAAFISFAVLLFYSTYGALYFGEGFHPAIHDLMTAFYFSMVTMTTVGYGDIIPQTEAARLFTISVIIAGITVFATSLTTVFGPIIRGGLNKLVKGVQKPMNRKNHFIVCGTSVLASSTIWQLHKRELPVTMVTIEDEDKFAQIEQRVGTKLDIISGDSTDSDVLLEAGVEHCRAVLALTEDDATNAFIVLSVKAISPDIKVVTAVNDAKNMKKVKRVNADVLLSPQLFGSEILASVLSGEPISNEQLLGMLLRSGDGLVKEKES comes from the coding sequence TTGCACATTCATCTTCTTCAAAAAGCTCTCGATTTCTGGCGTCGTGTTCGTCACTCACTGGTCGCCGCATTGGTGTTTATCAATGGCTTTCTGATCTTCCGTTCTGTATGGGGGCAAAACCTCGATTTGGTTGCGCTGTTCCACATCAAAAGCTTTACCGACATCAACTGGACACATGCGGTCAATGGGCCTTGGTTACTCCTCGGTATCTTCTTGATGCTAAACGCCTTTGGCTTGCTGTTTCGGGCGCGGATTGCCTGGGCGGTAAGCCTGATTCTGCTGATGATTGTGTTCACCTTTACCTGGCACTTCTTCCCGCATCTTGGCGCGCATTTGTATTGGAGCGCCAGCGCCGTGTTGCTGCTGATCTTGCTCAGCAAAGACTTCAACCATTCCAGTGCCACAGCAGGCGGTATTGCAGCCTTTATCAGTTTTGCCGTCTTGCTGTTCTATTCCACTTACGGAGCGCTCTATTTCGGTGAAGGCTTCCATCCCGCTATCCATGATTTGATGACGGCGTTTTACTTTTCCATGGTGACCATGACCACCGTCGGTTATGGCGACATTATCCCTCAAACCGAAGCGGCAAGGCTGTTTACCATTTCCGTCATCATCGCGGGGATCACCGTATTCGCCACCTCTCTGACTACTGTGTTTGGCCCGATTATCCGCGGTGGTTTAAACAAGCTTGTGAAAGGAGTACAAAAGCCAATGAACAGGAAAAACCACTTTATTGTGTGTGGCACTTCAGTGCTGGCATCCAGCACCATTTGGCAGCTTCATAAGCGTGAATTGCCCGTCACTATGGTGACGATTGAAGACGAAGATAAGTTTGCCCAGATTGAGCAAAGAGTCGGAACCAAGCTCGATATTATCTCTGGTGACAGCACCGACAGTGATGTGCTGCTAGAAGCGGGTGTCGAGCATTGTCGTGCTGTGTTGGCCTTAACGGAAGATGATGCCACCAACGCGTTTATCGTACTTTCGGTAAAGGCCATCTCGCCAGATATTAAAGTGGTCACCGCGGTGAATGACGCCAAGAATATGAAGAAAGTAAAGCGGGTGAATGCGGACGTATTGCTATCGCCTCAGCTGTTTGGCAGCGAGATCCTCGCCAGTGTGTTGTCTGGCGAGCCTATTAGCAATGAGCAGTTGTTGGGTATGCTGCTGCGCTCCGGTGATGGTTTGGTGAAAGAAAAAGAAAGCTAA
- the thiD gene encoding bifunctional hydroxymethylpyrimidine kinase/phosphomethylpyrimidine kinase — MNTSSNPISSKCTPIVLTIAGSDSGGGAGIQADIKAMSATGSYACSVITAITAQNTHGVSAIFPIPIEHVAHQLDAVFSDLNVVAVKVGMLADANIIKVVADKIRHYRPQYLVVDPVMVATSGDLLLEQEAISTLKSELLPLANIITPNLPEGAALTDANVPQTEQEMSEMIADLRALGAGSVLLKGGHLESDENSNDLLIFEDHVETFSAKRTQTKNTHGTGCTLSSAIASYLAQGNELSQAVALAKRYISEAISHADELEVGQGHGPVNHFYQGHGAVR, encoded by the coding sequence ATGAACACATCTTCCAATCCCATATCATCAAAATGCACTCCTATTGTGTTGACCATTGCTGGTTCTGATAGCGGTGGCGGCGCAGGTATTCAAGCGGATATTAAAGCCATGTCAGCGACAGGCAGTTATGCGTGCTCGGTGATCACAGCAATTACCGCGCAGAACACCCATGGCGTGTCTGCCATTTTTCCTATTCCTATCGAGCATGTAGCCCACCAGTTGGATGCGGTGTTTTCCGATCTTAATGTGGTCGCGGTGAAAGTCGGTATGTTGGCAGATGCCAATATCATCAAAGTTGTCGCAGACAAAATCCGCCATTATCGCCCTCAGTATCTGGTGGTTGACCCTGTGATGGTCGCAACCAGTGGCGATTTGCTGCTGGAGCAAGAGGCCATCAGCACGCTGAAAAGTGAACTGCTGCCGTTGGCCAATATCATTACGCCCAACTTACCGGAAGGGGCAGCATTAACGGATGCGAATGTGCCCCAAACAGAGCAAGAAATGAGTGAGATGATTGCAGACTTGCGCGCTTTGGGTGCTGGGTCGGTGCTTTTGAAAGGTGGGCATTTGGAGTCCGACGAAAACAGCAATGACCTGTTGATTTTCGAAGACCACGTAGAAACTTTCTCTGCCAAACGCACGCAGACCAAAAATACGCACGGCACAGGTTGCACGCTGTCTTCGGCTATTGCGTCTTATCTGGCGCAAGGCAATGAGTTAAGTCAGGCTGTAGCGCTTGCCAAGCGCTATATCTCTGAGGCCATTTCTCATGCAGACGAACTCGAAGTTGGGCAGGGCCACGGCCCGGTAAATCACTTTTACCAAGGACACGGCGCGGTGCGCTGA
- a CDS encoding TolC family protein, whose protein sequence is MKFKPSLLALSVCALVSVSAPVFAHNMATAAEITAKQDSLTQLIEQALRYDASRKQFYAQSQAMRETGIASATLMDPKLKFGFGGLPVDSFQFDQDPMTNISLGLMQQFERGETLSLQQKKANQQADGMSLQVDARERDIANGVTQLWLELGYQQQAEDILKENQRLMRELANFIQTNYSIGKNEAQDLLNAQLQVSKLDEKLQANAQMQRRINSQLSEWLGTEWLAQNGQLLTLNQLDWQHLNQRIERSDGTEHYALLVDHPMVKMTDAAISASETQVEIAEQAYAPQFGVEVMYAYRQANGMNGQPASDLVSAYLTMDLPLFTDNRQDKNHAAAQYQVGVAKSQKDLLLAQMNAKVNALLVDRENLEQRLERYRNTLIEQAKARTQAVERGYQNNTAQFSDVITAASDELTLALEKQRLITDLNLVNSNLAALLGGFDYRVETPDIAQPTTRNAHQ, encoded by the coding sequence ATGAAATTCAAACCAAGCTTACTGGCTTTGTCGGTATGTGCTCTAGTCTCTGTCTCTGCACCTGTTTTTGCCCACAATATGGCAACAGCAGCTGAGATAACGGCCAAGCAAGACTCTCTGACACAGTTGATTGAACAAGCGCTGCGCTATGATGCCAGTCGCAAACAGTTTTATGCGCAATCTCAAGCCATGCGTGAAACCGGCATTGCCAGCGCAACACTGATGGATCCGAAACTAAAATTCGGGTTCGGCGGGTTACCTGTCGACAGTTTTCAGTTCGACCAAGACCCAATGACCAATATCTCTTTGGGTCTGATGCAACAATTCGAACGTGGTGAAACCCTCTCGCTACAGCAGAAAAAAGCTAATCAGCAGGCTGACGGTATGTCACTTCAGGTCGACGCCCGCGAGCGCGATATTGCCAATGGTGTTACCCAACTTTGGCTGGAACTGGGGTATCAGCAACAAGCCGAAGATATCCTGAAAGAAAACCAACGCCTGATGCGCGAACTGGCCAACTTCATTCAAACCAATTACTCGATTGGTAAGAATGAAGCGCAGGACCTACTGAATGCCCAACTGCAAGTCAGTAAGCTGGATGAAAAGCTTCAGGCCAATGCTCAGATGCAGCGCCGCATTAACTCACAGCTTTCCGAGTGGCTGGGTACAGAATGGCTGGCACAAAATGGTCAACTTCTCACGTTAAACCAACTCGATTGGCAACACCTGAATCAACGCATTGAACGCTCAGACGGCACAGAGCATTACGCGCTATTGGTCGATCACCCTATGGTCAAAATGACTGATGCTGCTATTTCAGCCAGCGAAACGCAGGTAGAAATTGCCGAGCAAGCTTATGCACCGCAATTTGGTGTAGAAGTCATGTACGCCTACCGACAGGCAAACGGTATGAACGGTCAACCAGCTTCCGATTTGGTCAGCGCTTACCTGACCATGGATTTACCGCTGTTTACGGATAACCGTCAGGATAAAAACCATGCCGCTGCCCAGTATCAGGTAGGTGTGGCTAAATCCCAGAAAGATCTTCTCCTCGCACAGATGAACGCCAAGGTAAATGCCTTGCTCGTTGACAGGGAAAACCTGGAACAGCGTTTGGAGCGCTACCGAAACACCCTGATTGAACAAGCAAAGGCACGTACTCAAGCCGTTGAGCGTGGATATCAGAACAACACCGCACAGTTCAGCGATGTGATTACCGCTGCCAGCGATGAGCTGACACTCGCACTGGAAAAACAGCGCCTTATCACTGACCTGAACTTGGTCAACAGCAACCTCGCTGCTTTGCTGGGTGGCTTTGACTATCGCGTCGAAACGCCGGATATCGCACAACCAACAACAAGAAACGCTCATCAGTAA
- a CDS encoding winged helix-turn-helix domain-containing protein: MSKPSKTKTSFYRRLLVAHLIDNGVNTVPAIMSETGMPRRTAQDTIEALGELDIETEFVGANKNGGYEIKDWGAINRTWVRKHLVEIKALLDYPTTP; this comes from the coding sequence TTGAGTAAACCGAGCAAAACCAAAACCAGTTTCTATCGTCGCCTGTTGGTGGCCCATCTTATCGACAATGGCGTAAATACTGTCCCTGCCATCATGAGCGAAACCGGCATGCCGAGACGAACGGCTCAGGACACGATTGAAGCGCTTGGCGAATTGGACATTGAAACCGAATTTGTCGGTGCCAATAAAAACGGTGGGTATGAGATTAAAGACTGGGGCGCTATAAACCGCACCTGGGTGAGAAAGCATCTCGTCGAGATCAAGGCCTTGTTGGACTATCCAACGACACCATAA
- a CDS encoding RDD family protein, with the protein MGKAQETWICGFWRRIGALCADFLFLAIVGNLLGITQKDFLAQLGGWGLLVGFAISIIYFGVMNSSLVNGQTLGKMLLKIRVVDSSNSTVSLPMSFLRSSIVLIPVFLSVAQLPSEVLLPYLIYPLSFIILGGFLSILYLYIFNRVTRQSLHDLVSGTYVVSVNGSIGTPLSIWKPHLVIVTLVLITSFLSPIFTSDLVKSKDFISLLETEREIRKNKLVKSATVQEVSSTFNSFDSSSKTIKFVEANVFLHKKGVYDANIAKRLAAIIVDVYPDSLNNSFIQVTLTYGYDIGISSRWYSNVYRFSPKDLTRLK; encoded by the coding sequence TTGGGGAAAGCACAAGAAACATGGATTTGTGGATTCTGGCGAAGAATCGGAGCTTTATGTGCTGATTTTCTATTTTTAGCAATTGTCGGGAATCTTTTAGGTATCACCCAAAAAGACTTTCTCGCTCAGCTTGGTGGGTGGGGTTTATTAGTTGGCTTTGCTATATCGATTATCTATTTTGGAGTAATGAATAGCTCTTTAGTGAATGGCCAAACATTAGGCAAGATGCTGTTAAAGATAAGAGTTGTAGATTCATCAAACTCAACAGTTAGTCTGCCAATGTCATTTTTGAGATCTAGCATTGTTTTGATTCCAGTTTTTCTTTCTGTAGCGCAACTCCCTTCTGAAGTACTTCTTCCATACTTAATTTATCCATTGTCTTTTATTATATTGGGTGGCTTCCTATCTATACTTTATTTATATATCTTCAATCGTGTTACTAGACAGTCACTACATGATCTAGTAAGCGGGACTTATGTTGTGAGTGTTAATGGTAGTATTGGTACTCCTCTTTCAATATGGAAACCGCATCTGGTTATAGTAACGTTGGTTCTTATAACATCCTTTCTTTCTCCTATCTTTACATCTGATTTGGTCAAATCTAAGGATTTTATAAGTCTGTTAGAAACTGAAAGAGAGATAAGAAAAAATAAACTAGTAAAAAGTGCGACGGTTCAAGAAGTTTCGAGTACTTTTAACTCGTTTGACTCTAGCAGCAAAACAATAAAATTTGTTGAAGCTAATGTTTTTCTTCATAAAAAAGGTGTTTATGATGCTAATATTGCAAAGCGGTTGGCTGCAATTATAGTGGATGTGTACCCAGATTCACTAAACAATAGTTTCATTCAAGTAACGCTTACCTACGGCTATGATATTGGTATTTCATCAAGGTGGTATAGCAACGTTTATAGATTCAGCCCTAAGGATTTAACGAGGTTAAAATAA